A window of Kyrpidia spormannii genomic DNA:
CCGACCTTCTGAGCGCCCTGCCCCGGAAACACCCACGCCCACATCCTCATCCCTCCTCCCGCGCTCGGCGCGTTCCTTCGTTATCTGCACTGGCAAATGCCGTCTCCTTCAACCGCTTCTGCATGAGGTCGGTGACGTGTTCCGATACAAACTTTCGCGTCTGGCCGATCGCCACATCGAAAGCCCGGCCATTGGAGGCTCCGTGTACCTTGACCACCAACCCGCGCAAACCGAGCAAGGGCGCTCCCCCGTACTCCCGGTAATCCATCCGCCGGCGGAACTCCTTCAACCCGCGATGCATCAAAACCGCCGCCAACTTTCCCGCCCCGGATGTGGTAAACATTTCCTTTAATTGCACAAATACTCCGAGTCCCACACCCTCCAGGGTTTTCAAGAGAACGTTGCCCACGAAGCCGTCGCACACCACGACGTCGCACGCTTCAGCAAAAACGTCCCGGGCCTCGACATTGCCGATAAAATGAAACGGCGACCGGGACAACAGGGGGTAGGTTTCCTTGACGAGGCGATTTCCTTTCCCCGCCTCGGTCCCGACATTGAGCAAACCGATACTCGGGCGACGAATTCCCAACACTTTTTCCGCATAGACATTCCCCATCACAGCGTACTGAACGAGGTGGCTCGGCTCCGGGTCCATATTCGCCCCCACATCCAGTACCAATACGCCCTTTCCCCGCACCGTCGGCAAGATCGGCGCCAGGGCCGGCCGGGCGACACCCTGCAACCGGCCGACAATCAGCAAACCGGCCGTCATCAGGGCACCGGTGTTTCCCGCCGACAACATCGCGTCACAGGAGCCTTCTTTCACCAACCGGGCCGCAGTGACGATGGAAGAGCGCGCTTTGCGGCGGACCGCCCGAACCGGCTCGTCCTCCGGGGAGATTACCTCCTCGGCGTGAAGAAAGGACACGTTCTCCGGAGCGTCCGTTAAAAGCGGTCGAACCTGTTCCTCCCGTCCGACGACGACCAGTTCTAAATCCGGGTACCGGCGTGCGGCGGCTACAGTTCCCTCCACTGCCGCCGCAGGCCCCTGATCGCCGCCCATGGCATCAATGGCTATCTTCACCGCTACCGGCCACTCCTTCCCGTTCCCCGCGGGGCTGAACCACCAGAAATCGCCCTTCAAACACCCGATCTTCCCCCGAACGGGTCCATACGTCCACCTGGGCGAGATCGCGTTTTTTCTGTCTCACCACGGCTTTAGCAACCAACCGTTCCCCTAGATAAGCTGGGCGAATAAACCGCACGTCTGCCGCCGCCGTCAACGCCACCGGAGCGTCGATCACCGCCACGGCCAAGGAGTTCGCCTGGGCAAAAAGATGATGTCCCCGAGCGATACGCGTCCGGTAAAAGACGTGATCTTCTCCAACTTCAAAGATGGAAATCGCCATTCGGTTCAGTTCGAGTTCGATCAATTCGCCGATCAACTCACCGGTATCCAGGGAACGCGGTCCTTCCAGCCGTTTTCTTGCCACTGCCCGGATCCTTTCCCGGACTTCGGGAATCCCGAGGGCCATGCGGTCCAATCGGATCGTCTGCACGCTCACCCCGAACCGCGCGGCAATCTCCTCATCGGTGAGAAAAGGGTTGCCCTCCAGCAGCGCTTGCA
This region includes:
- the fapR gene encoding transcription factor FapR, producing MAVRNRRERQTALQALLEGNPFLTDEEIAARFGVSVQTIRLDRMALGIPEVRERIRAVARKRLEGPRSLDTGELIGELIELELNRMAISIFEVGEDHVFYRTRIARGHHLFAQANSLAVAVIDAPVALTAAADVRFIRPAYLGERLVAKAVVRQKKRDLAQVDVWTRSGEDRVFEGRFLVVQPRGEREGVAGSGEDSH
- the plsX gene encoding phosphate acyltransferase PlsX, which codes for MKIAIDAMGGDQGPAAAVEGTVAAARRYPDLELVVVGREEQVRPLLTDAPENVSFLHAEEVISPEDEPVRAVRRKARSSIVTAARLVKEGSCDAMLSAGNTGALMTAGLLIVGRLQGVARPALAPILPTVRGKGVLVLDVGANMDPEPSHLVQYAVMGNVYAEKVLGIRRPSIGLLNVGTEAGKGNRLVKETYPLLSRSPFHFIGNVEARDVFAEACDVVVCDGFVGNVLLKTLEGVGLGVFVQLKEMFTTSGAGKLAAVLMHRGLKEFRRRMDYREYGGAPLLGLRGLVVKVHGASNGRAFDVAIGQTRKFVSEHVTDLMQKRLKETAFASADNEGTRRAREEG